A stretch of the Vidua chalybeata isolate OUT-0048 chromosome Z, bVidCha1 merged haplotype, whole genome shotgun sequence genome encodes the following:
- the LOC128782295 gene encoding uncharacterized protein LOC128782295 yields the protein MGTAMLCLRDGTGGDKGRAAPLSPAARGWAAAGARAPAGWHRCSASSLREPRTRPGSGRCVPCPCWLCRRSSLAKAAPATAGPPCAGRGRKGPPSHGTCQCDRSRISVTLGLGGSGQLQHERQERCRRQLPPWRLRPQQDAQGLLQKPGSASVAHPGGCPTASCPLPTALRGEVALAPRATRASPGQRRGGWARMDSSCTFLEFSIRQSPVSWEDWTPELLQVKNSKSNIFLVVFLYSN from the exons ATGGGCACTGCCATGCTGTGCCTTCGAGATGGGACGGGGGGTGACAAGGGCAGAGCGG CGCCGTTATCGCCCGCGGCGCGGGGCTGGGCGGCGGCCGGGGCTCGGGCTCCGGCAGGCTGGCACCGCTGCTCCGCATCGTCCCTGCGGGAGCCGCGGACGCGCCCCGGCTCCGGCCGCTGTGTGCCGTGTCCGTGCTGGCTGTGCCGGCGTTCCTCGCTCGCCAAAGCAGCGCCAGCCACTGCGGGTCCCCCGTGCGCAGGCAGGG GGAGGAAAGGACCCCCCAGCCACGGCACCTGCCAGTGCGACAGGAGCCGCATTAGCGTGACACTGGGACTGGGAGGCTCTGGCCAGCTCCAGCACGAGAGACAGGAGCGGTGCCGGAGGCAGCTGCCGCCCTGGAGGCTCCGGCCGCAGCAGGACGcgcaggggctgctgcagaagccaggctctgccagcGTGGCCCATCCCGGGGGCTGCCCCACGGcctcctgccctctccccaCAGCGCTGCGCGGAGAGGTGGCGCTGGCCCCCAGAGCCACCAGAGCCAGCCCAGGCCAGCGGCGGGGCGGCTGGGCTCGCATGGACTCATCCTGCACTTTCCTGGAGTTTTCAATCCGCCAGAGCCCAGTCAGTTGGGAAGATTGGACTCCGGAGCTCCTGCAAGTGAAAAATAGCAAATCCAATATCTTTTTAGTGGTGTTTTTATATTCAAATTAG